The following proteins are co-located in the Flectobacillus major DSM 103 genome:
- a CDS encoding GNAT family N-acetyltransferase, producing MQVKLVENEQDLQRCFEVLKALRPHLDLAQFITLYTQMQQESYQIAFVEEDDNTVLSAIGFRFMTMLYTGKIIYIDDLSTLPASRGQGRASLLLDYVIDLAENNGCNAVHLDSGHHRHDAHRLYLQKRFKIASHHFSLDIPRKEPQL from the coding sequence ATGCAAGTTAAATTGGTTGAAAATGAGCAGGATTTACAACGATGCTTTGAAGTATTGAAGGCCCTGCGTCCACATTTGGACTTAGCACAGTTCATCACACTGTATACTCAAATGCAACAAGAAAGTTATCAAATTGCATTTGTTGAAGAAGACGATAATACGGTTTTATCGGCCATAGGCTTTCGTTTTATGACGATGCTTTATACGGGTAAAATTATTTATATAGACGACTTATCGACGCTTCCAGCCTCAAGAGGCCAAGGGCGTGCAAGTCTGTTACTTGATTATGTGATAGATTTAGCCGAGAACAATGGCTGTAATGCTGTTCATCTCGACTCGGGTCATCACCGCCACGACGCACATCGTTTGTATTTGCAAAAACGCTTTAAAATTGCAAGTCATCATTTTAGCTTAGACATACCGAGAAAGGAGCCACAACTATGA
- the sufC gene encoding Fe-S cluster assembly ATPase SufC: MLKINNLQAKIGEKEILKGINLEVKAGEVHAIMGPNGSGKSTLASVLAGREDYEVTGGSVEFFGKDLLELAPEERAAEGIFLAFQYPVEIPGVSTTNFLKTAVNEIRKYRGEEPMDAVQFLKMFKQKMTYVNIDQSLLNRALNEGFSGGEKKRNEIFQMAVLEPKLAILDETDSGLDIDALRIVAEGVNKLKSPDNATIVVTHYQRLLDYIVPDFVHVLYKGRIVKSGTKELALELEERGYDWIKAEADAEIDA; this comes from the coding sequence ATGTTAAAGATAAATAATTTGCAAGCCAAGATTGGTGAAAAAGAGATTCTAAAAGGAATTAATTTAGAAGTAAAAGCAGGTGAAGTACATGCTATTATGGGACCAAACGGTTCGGGTAAGAGTACGTTAGCCTCCGTTTTGGCAGGACGCGAAGATTATGAAGTAACAGGTGGTTCTGTTGAATTCTTCGGTAAAGATTTGTTGGAGCTAGCTCCAGAAGAGCGTGCCGCTGAAGGAATTTTCTTGGCTTTCCAATATCCAGTAGAAATACCGGGGGTATCTACTACCAATTTCTTGAAAACTGCGGTAAACGAAATTAGAAAATACCGTGGCGAAGAGCCAATGGATGCTGTACAGTTTTTGAAAATGTTCAAACAAAAGATGACTTATGTAAATATCGACCAGTCGCTTTTGAATCGTGCTTTGAATGAAGGCTTCTCGGGTGGCGAGAAAAAAAGAAACGAAATCTTTCAAATGGCAGTTTTAGAACCTAAACTAGCGATTTTGGATGAAACCGATTCTGGACTAGACATTGATGCCCTTCGTATTGTAGCTGAAGGTGTAAATAAGTTGAAATCGCCAGACAACGCTACTATTGTTGTAACTCACTACCAACGTTTGTTAGATTATATAGTACCTGATTTTGTTCACGTATTATATAAAGGACGTATCGTAAAATCAGGAACTAAAGAATTGGCTCTTGAATTGGAAGAAAGAGGTTATGATTGGATTAAAGCTGAAGCTGATGCTGAAATCGACGCTTAA
- a CDS encoding SufE family protein, which produces MTINEIQEEIIEEFALFDDWADKYEYIIDLGKKLRGLPEDQKTEDNIIKGCQSRVWLNARKEGDKLIFDADSEAIIVKGLVNMLIRVLSGHTPKEIAEADLFFIDRIGMSQHLAQTRSNGLASMVKQMKNYAIAYQLK; this is translated from the coding sequence ATGACTATCAACGAAATACAGGAAGAAATAATAGAAGAGTTTGCTTTGTTCGACGACTGGGCAGATAAGTACGAATATATTATTGATTTAGGTAAAAAACTAAGAGGCTTGCCCGAAGACCAAAAAACCGAAGACAATATTATCAAGGGATGCCAAAGTCGTGTATGGTTAAATGCCAGAAAAGAAGGAGATAAACTGATATTCGATGCCGACTCCGAAGCTATTATTGTAAAAGGATTGGTCAATATGTTGATTCGGGTATTGTCGGGGCATACACCCAAAGAAATCGCTGAAGCCGATTTGTTTTTTATTGATAGAATTGGCATGAGCCAACACTTGGCTCAAACTCGTTCAAATGGTTTGGCTTCGATGGTTAAGCAAATGAAAAATTATGCAATAGCCTATCAGCTCAAATAG
- a CDS encoding cysteine desulfurase → MTLTDILDIQKIRADFPILDQEINGKKLVYFDNAATTQKPTAVINAISHYYNFDNANIHRGIHTLAERATRDFEASREAIRQFLGASSTEEIIFTSGTTQGINLVASTFGRKFINQGDEIIISGLEHHSNIVPWQMLCEEKGIILKVIAVNDLGELDMEAYTSLLTEKVKLVAVNHVSNSLGTINPVKEIIELAHSVGAKVLVDGAQATSHINIDVQDLDVDFYAFSAHKLYGPTGIGVLYGKKEILNAMPPYMGGGEMIKEVTFAKTTYNELPYKFEAGTPNIADVVALKTALEYLNTIGRENIAAYEDMLLQYATEQLSAIDGLRIIGQAKNKVSVVSFVIDGIHHQDIGVLLDNQGIAVRTGHHCTQPLMQRFNLLGTSRASFAIYNTTEEIDRLVAGLIKVKKMLS, encoded by the coding sequence ATGACACTCACCGACATTCTAGATATTCAGAAAATTAGAGCTGATTTCCCTATTCTTGATCAAGAAATCAATGGGAAAAAATTGGTGTATTTTGATAACGCAGCTACTACGCAAAAGCCTACTGCTGTAATTAATGCTATTTCTCACTATTACAATTTCGATAACGCCAATATCCACCGCGGAATCCATACTTTGGCCGAACGTGCCACTCGCGATTTTGAAGCATCGCGTGAGGCAATTCGCCAGTTTTTAGGAGCATCTTCTACCGAAGAAATTATCTTTACTTCTGGTACTACGCAGGGTATCAATTTGGTGGCAAGTACCTTTGGTCGCAAGTTTATCAATCAAGGTGACGAAATTATTATTTCGGGTCTCGAACACCATTCCAATATTGTACCTTGGCAAATGCTTTGCGAAGAAAAAGGTATTATTTTGAAGGTTATTGCTGTTAATGACCTTGGCGAGCTGGATATGGAAGCATACACAAGCCTTTTGACCGAAAAAGTTAAATTGGTGGCTGTAAACCATGTTTCTAATTCTTTGGGAACTATCAACCCTGTGAAAGAGATTATAGAATTAGCTCATAGTGTAGGAGCTAAGGTGCTGGTCGACGGGGCACAAGCTACATCGCATATCAATATCGACGTACAAGATTTGGATGTTGACTTTTATGCGTTTTCGGCTCATAAATTGTATGGCCCAACGGGTATAGGGGTATTGTATGGCAAAAAAGAAATTCTCAATGCTATGCCTCCTTATATGGGCGGTGGCGAAATGATTAAAGAAGTAACTTTTGCCAAAACTACGTATAACGAGTTGCCTTACAAATTTGAAGCGGGGACACCTAATATTGCCGATGTTGTAGCCCTCAAAACTGCTTTAGAATACTTAAATACCATTGGCCGTGAAAATATTGCAGCTTATGAAGATATGCTTTTGCAATATGCTACCGAACAGTTGTCGGCAATTGATGGACTCAGAATTATTGGTCAGGCCAAAAACAAAGTTTCTGTTGTTAGTTTTGTTATTGATGGTATTCATCACCAAGATATTGGGGTATTGCTCGACAACCAAGGCATTGCCGTGCGTACGGGTCACCACTGTACACAACCACTGATGCAACGTTTTAATCTTTTGGGGACATCAAGAGCTTCTTTTGCTATTTATAATACTACCGAAGAGATTGATAGATTGGTAGCAGGTTTGATAAAGGTGAAAAAAATGTTGTCATAA
- a CDS encoding arginine deiminase family protein produces MENTIKVSSEVGTLKRLLIHSPDSGLGKVVPSKAQDWLFEDIIHLDTMRKHEYDYYLKTLLYFLDPDKIKGRLAEIDQDESRDFFKPESPDYFKSDKVIEVQRLLAEVLENTINRTRLVAAVCAVEHCSFTVQSELLAYPSSELAKTLISGMTPDKQMLFAPIPNFIFTRDIGITINDHLLLNKPAKLARTREALLMQYVFFHHEIFSELKNKIIEIPDNEHHFLMPDEQQSNSQATLEGGDVMMVAPNHLLIGISERTTVFAAKQVIKILFEKKLVDKVTLVKIPKKRDYMHIDTVFTQVKRNIWVLLGSLGKRAKQEDEVFIKAGLIKPKASEELKIIQFRRESKEPRTIEYLEDLLTEISVNDLGCMPLEVQFVYSGNNEFPYGDREQWTDSCNLLALKEGVVIGYDRNDKTLDAFKQIGFEAIKVADLLQDFESGKSSPVMLQNTFILLPSAELSRARGGSHCMSMPILREDF; encoded by the coding sequence ATGGAAAATACAATCAAAGTCTCTTCGGAAGTAGGTACACTCAAAAGGTTACTAATTCATAGCCCCGACAGTGGTTTGGGGAAAGTAGTCCCATCAAAAGCTCAAGATTGGCTTTTTGAAGATATTATACACCTTGATACGATGCGTAAGCATGAATATGATTATTATCTGAAAACGTTGTTATACTTCCTTGACCCTGATAAAATCAAAGGTAGATTGGCCGAAATAGACCAAGATGAAAGCAGAGATTTTTTCAAACCCGAAAGTCCTGACTATTTCAAATCCGATAAAGTGATAGAAGTACAACGCCTTTTGGCCGAAGTACTCGAAAATACCATTAATCGTACCCGACTCGTGGCAGCCGTGTGTGCTGTCGAGCATTGTTCTTTTACGGTACAGTCTGAGCTATTGGCATATCCATCGTCTGAATTGGCCAAAACACTTATTTCGGGAATGACACCCGACAAACAAATGCTCTTTGCTCCTATTCCGAATTTTATTTTTACCCGAGATATTGGTATTACTATCAACGACCACCTTTTATTGAACAAACCAGCTAAACTAGCTCGTACTAGAGAAGCCTTGTTGATGCAGTATGTATTTTTTCACCACGAAATATTTAGTGAACTTAAAAACAAAATCATTGAAATTCCAGATAATGAGCATCATTTTTTGATGCCCGACGAGCAACAATCTAACTCGCAAGCAACACTTGAAGGTGGCGATGTAATGATGGTAGCCCCCAACCACTTATTGATAGGTATTTCGGAACGAACTACAGTGTTTGCAGCCAAACAAGTAATTAAAATCCTTTTCGAGAAAAAGCTTGTCGACAAAGTTACGCTTGTCAAAATTCCTAAAAAGCGAGACTACATGCACATCGATACCGTTTTTACGCAGGTAAAACGAAACATTTGGGTATTGTTGGGTTCGTTGGGCAAAAGAGCCAAACAAGAAGATGAAGTATTTATTAAGGCTGGCCTTATCAAGCCTAAAGCATCTGAAGAGTTAAAAATTATTCAGTTTAGACGAGAGTCTAAAGAACCTAGAACCATTGAATATCTTGAAGACTTGCTAACAGAAATTTCTGTCAATGACCTGGGTTGTATGCCACTCGAAGTACAGTTTGTATATTCGGGCAACAACGAGTTTCCTTATGGCGACCGAGAACAATGGACTGATTCTTGTAATTTATTGGCACTAAAAGAAGGGGTAGTAATAGGTTATGACCGCAATGACAAAACATTGGACGCTTTCAAACAAATTGGATTTGAAGCCATCAAAGTAGCCGATTTACTACAAGATTTTGAAAGTGGAAAAAGCTCGCCTGTTATGCTCCAAAATACCTTTATATTATTGCCTTCGGCCGAATTATCGAGGGCTCGGGGAGGCTCGCACTGTATGTCGATGCCAATTTTGAGAGAGGATTTTTAG
- a CDS encoding SUF system Fe-S cluster assembly protein: MTEADLKEEVIKALKRVYDPEIPVDVYELGLIYDIKVFPINNVYVLMTLTSPSCPSAEQIPGEVEQKIREIEGVTDVSVELTFDPPYSQDMMSEVAKLELGFM; encoded by the coding sequence ATGACTGAAGCAGATTTAAAAGAAGAAGTAATAAAAGCCCTTAAAAGAGTATATGACCCCGAAATTCCTGTGGATGTATACGAATTGGGCTTGATTTATGATATCAAGGTATTTCCTATCAACAATGTTTACGTTTTAATGACGCTGACTTCGCCGTCTTGCCCTTCGGCAGAACAGATTCCTGGCGAGGTAGAACAAAAAATTCGTGAAATTGAGGGTGTTACCGATGTTAGTGTAGAATTGACCTTCGACCCACCATATTCGCAAGATATGATGTCGGAAGTAGCTAAATTGGAACTTGGTTTTATGTAA
- the sufD gene encoding Fe-S cluster assembly protein SufD: MNIDNNDLKAQLIANFKAAEGKMNGEAKSPIHLVRQQALQTFNQLGFPTIKHEEWKYSNVKNLIKQSFEFNAVSTLNAQDLAQMAIPNLDGNILYFINGVYNPSLSTIVSPASDLIILPFADAVKQYPDLVEKYFNQYSDIADNAFTALNTAFAHNGVFVYVPEKKVVEKPVILRFIADARSLNVASQPRNLVVVGKRAEVKIAEAYRSLGENVAFTNTVTEIAVAEEANVHYYKVQNETDNSYHIGTTAVYQESRSVFTANTVTANGGFVRNNLNIKIDGEFAEANMFGLYIPNAKQHIDNHTAVDHAKPNSNSNELYKGILKDKSTGVFNGKIYVREDAQKTNAFQSCKNVLMSNEASMNTKPQLEIWADDVKCSHGTTTGQLNDDALFYMQARGISKDSARALLMLAFAQEVIDKMEIPAIKEYLEGLIVEKIYQS, encoded by the coding sequence ATGAATATCGATAATAACGATTTGAAGGCTCAGTTAATTGCCAATTTTAAGGCTGCTGAAGGAAAAATGAATGGTGAAGCCAAAAGTCCTATTCATTTGGTACGCCAGCAAGCTTTACAAACCTTCAATCAATTGGGTTTTCCAACTATTAAACATGAAGAGTGGAAATATTCAAATGTCAAAAATCTGATTAAACAGTCATTTGAATTTAACGCTGTTTCAACCTTAAATGCTCAGGATTTGGCCCAAATGGCGATTCCAAATCTTGATGGTAATATTTTGTATTTTATTAACGGAGTTTATAATCCAAGTTTATCAACTATCGTTAGCCCTGCGTCTGATTTAATCATCTTACCTTTTGCCGATGCTGTAAAGCAGTACCCAGATTTGGTAGAAAAATATTTTAACCAATATTCAGACATTGCAGATAATGCTTTTACGGCCTTAAATACAGCTTTTGCTCACAACGGTGTATTTGTATATGTGCCTGAGAAAAAGGTAGTTGAAAAACCTGTTATTTTGCGTTTTATTGCCGATGCTCGTAGCCTGAATGTAGCTTCTCAGCCTCGCAATTTGGTGGTGGTAGGTAAGCGTGCTGAAGTAAAAATTGCGGAAGCATATCGTTCATTGGGCGAAAATGTAGCATTTACCAATACTGTTACCGAAATTGCTGTAGCCGAAGAGGCCAATGTACATTATTATAAAGTACAAAACGAAACAGATAATTCATACCATATTGGTACTACGGCGGTGTATCAAGAAAGCCGCTCGGTATTTACTGCAAATACCGTAACTGCCAATGGCGGTTTTGTTCGTAACAATCTGAATATCAAAATAGACGGGGAGTTTGCTGAGGCTAATATGTTTGGGTTGTATATTCCAAATGCCAAACAGCATATCGACAACCATACGGCCGTTGACCATGCCAAGCCAAATTCTAATTCAAACGAATTATACAAAGGGATTTTGAAGGATAAATCTACGGGGGTATTCAACGGTAAAATCTATGTAAGAGAGGATGCTCAAAAAACAAATGCGTTTCAGTCTTGTAAAAACGTATTGATGTCAAATGAAGCATCGATGAATACAAAGCCACAGTTAGAAATTTGGGCTGATGATGTAAAATGTTCACACGGAACAACCACTGGTCAACTGAACGACGATGCTTTGTTTTATATGCAAGCTCGTGGTATTTCAAAAGACTCGGCAAGAGCCTTATTGATGTTGGCATTTGCCCAAGAAGTAATTGATAAAATGGAAATTCCAGCTATTAAAGAGTATTTGGAAGGACTTATTGTTGAGAAAATTTATCAATCTTAA
- a CDS encoding BrxA/BrxB family bacilliredoxin gives MYPEHLVAPMRADIVEGGFKELKSAAEVESVMTEKGTTLVFINSVCGCSARTARPGVKEAVWNSAKKPEHLVTVFAGVDQEATQKAREYTLPYPPSSPSIALFKDGELVHFVERHHIEGRSADMIASHLEMVFEEYC, from the coding sequence ATGTATCCAGAACATTTAGTAGCTCCAATGAGAGCGGATATTGTGGAAGGCGGTTTCAAGGAGTTGAAATCTGCTGCCGAAGTGGAATCAGTAATGACTGAAAAAGGAACAACGTTGGTATTCATCAATTCAGTTTGTGGTTGTTCTGCTCGTACTGCTCGTCCAGGGGTAAAAGAAGCCGTTTGGAACTCAGCTAAAAAACCAGAACATTTAGTAACTGTATTTGCGGGTGTAGACCAAGAGGCTACTCAAAAGGCTCGTGAATACACCCTTCCTTATCCTCCATCGTCACCTTCTATTGCATTGTTCAAAGACGGAGAATTAGTACACTTTGTAGAGCGTCATCATATCGAGGGCCGTTCGGCCGATATGATTGCTTCGCACTTAGAAATGGTATTTGAAGAATATTGCTAA
- a CDS encoding DUF11 domain-containing protein, whose product MKKLIQVVTILCLSMYSITHAFSQNQTLENNQIAMDPIVGSGVFINGTNTGLCLACSAADGANTVNGNLSDFSNLTLGISVLGGGSGISVKDPNQYYPAGNVAGFVIGAGSGFLSASALANFQIRTYRNGVLQETSTTSGGPLLSASVLGGTIGKQIVSFTTTKDFDEVQLYYSGGILGALSSVKVYYAFEGPAATTNVDCADKWVSGGTGGTTYSVSEGKYNTGLAVCISGVANENNVVNASTTDYATIATTLAIALGTCNSYIEVASSATKTAGTEAGFVVADGNALLNLDLLNAITIETYNGTTKQESIAANSSLIKLGLLGGSGAYELGFKTTKPFNKIRIISTSGLVSVLGSLRVYYAYSKTDTDNDGVADCLDKCDGGNDLLDTDGDGYPNGCDTDQYNVSVSKTSDKSTVQLNENVVFTITAARLAGTPNVTGLKITDLLPAGFTFVSKVVPTGTSYDETTGIWNIGSAIGGTTNSLDLKITAKAIQDGVLYNTAAITAGNGTNLSSTITATTCVSVPVKLCQGESLTLTAAAGFTSIQWYKNGTAIPGATNATLTVTEAGSYTTQGTVGSCPTGTCCPVIVEIIPVPVLTIATPTVNVCKDTPLALAVTASNTATFAWSGPGGFTSTVQNPTVSALANAATHNGVYTITGTSSLGCTATATVNVNVNVLPVLTATAPLQVCLGSTVDLTVASTPAGASYSWSGPNSFASTLQSPRVSASATNAIVGTYTVTLTDVNGCIATATTSVGIYAAPLVAITPTSVEVCENSPITFTASGASTYSWSGPGGFTSTVANPTVTSLASLVTHPGVYTVTGLSGNNCSATATVNVIVNPNPALTITNTTGPLNCSGSPLTLNVTSNPAGVSFAWTGPNGFNSTSANPTVSTSATTAMSGNYTVSVTDAKGCVSTGTTSVTVNPAPSVTITAGPTYAVCSGTPLALALSGTTAGETYAWSGPSSFTSTEASPSITATATSANQGVYTVTVTGTNGCTSTATVSVTVNATPAGATSTAEVCAGSSVVLTATGGTSYLWETGETTASLSVSPTLSRSYSVVKTSGAGCSVTDVFNVTVKATPMLTATGIVSICNDNGTPSNPADDTFTFTLNPSGGSTTYSVSGGATATNVAYGTASGPYGPFLITGGNKTVTITDANGCSLTGVTITPPSACSSCLPNICVPITVTKVR is encoded by the coding sequence ATGAAAAAACTTATCCAAGTAGTTACAATACTATGTCTAAGTATGTATAGTATTACCCATGCCTTTTCACAAAACCAAACACTGGAGAACAATCAGATTGCGATGGATCCAATTGTTGGGAGTGGCGTATTTATTAATGGTACAAACACAGGACTTTGTCTAGCGTGTTCTGCTGCCGATGGAGCCAATACAGTCAATGGCAACTTATCAGACTTTTCTAATTTAACCCTTGGCATTTCAGTTTTAGGTGGTGGTAGTGGTATTTCGGTGAAAGACCCTAACCAATATTACCCAGCAGGAAATGTGGCAGGTTTTGTGATTGGAGCAGGTAGTGGTTTTCTTTCTGCTTCAGCTTTGGCTAATTTCCAAATTCGTACTTACAGAAACGGGGTTTTGCAAGAAACTTCCACAACAAGTGGTGGGCCATTATTGAGTGCCTCTGTTTTGGGTGGTACAATCGGTAAGCAAATTGTTAGTTTTACAACAACCAAAGATTTTGACGAAGTTCAACTTTATTATTCAGGGGGTATCCTTGGTGCACTAAGCAGCGTAAAAGTTTATTATGCTTTTGAAGGCCCTGCTGCAACTACTAATGTTGACTGTGCTGACAAATGGGTAAGCGGTGGCACTGGAGGCACAACGTATAGTGTGTCTGAAGGTAAATATAACACAGGTTTAGCTGTCTGTATATCGGGTGTTGCTAATGAAAATAATGTTGTAAACGCTAGTACTACTGATTATGCAACAATCGCAACTACATTAGCCATAGCATTAGGCACTTGTAATAGCTACATAGAGGTAGCTTCATCAGCAACAAAAACTGCTGGTACTGAGGCCGGTTTTGTTGTTGCTGATGGAAACGCTTTGTTAAACTTAGATTTATTGAATGCAATTACCATTGAGACTTATAATGGTACAACCAAACAAGAAAGTATTGCAGCCAATAGCAGCCTTATTAAATTAGGTTTATTGGGTGGTTCTGGAGCGTATGAATTAGGCTTTAAAACAACCAAACCATTCAACAAAATCAGAATTATCTCAACGAGTGGTTTAGTATCTGTGTTGGGTTCTTTAAGAGTTTATTACGCTTATTCAAAAACTGATACTGATAATGACGGCGTAGCTGACTGTTTAGATAAATGTGATGGAGGGAACGACTTATTAGATACAGATGGCGACGGTTATCCTAACGGTTGTGATACTGACCAATACAATGTTTCGGTATCAAAAACTTCAGATAAAAGTACTGTACAACTGAACGAAAATGTTGTTTTCACAATTACAGCAGCTCGTCTTGCTGGTACGCCAAATGTAACAGGCTTGAAAATTACAGATTTATTGCCAGCAGGCTTCACGTTTGTAAGCAAAGTAGTTCCTACAGGTACTTCCTATGACGAAACTACTGGTATTTGGAATATTGGTAGTGCTATCGGTGGTACAACCAACAGTCTTGATTTAAAAATTACAGCAAAAGCTATTCAGGACGGTGTACTTTATAATACTGCGGCCATTACGGCAGGTAATGGAACAAACTTGAGTAGTACGATTACTGCTACCACTTGTGTGAGTGTTCCTGTAAAATTATGTCAAGGAGAATCACTTACATTAACAGCAGCAGCTGGCTTTACAAGTATTCAGTGGTACAAAAATGGAACTGCTATTCCTGGTGCAACAAATGCTACATTGACAGTTACTGAGGCAGGCTCATATACAACTCAAGGTACAGTAGGTAGCTGTCCGACAGGTACATGTTGTCCCGTAATTGTTGAAATCATTCCAGTTCCTGTATTGACCATTGCAACCCCTACAGTTAATGTTTGTAAAGACACGCCACTTGCTTTGGCAGTAACAGCCTCGAACACCGCTACATTTGCATGGTCGGGCCCTGGTGGATTTACCTCTACAGTACAAAACCCAACTGTATCGGCATTGGCTAACGCCGCTACTCACAACGGTGTTTATACCATTACAGGTACTTCATCTTTGGGTTGTACTGCAACTGCTACAGTCAACGTAAATGTTAACGTACTTCCTGTATTAACAGCTACAGCTCCATTGCAAGTATGTCTTGGTAGCACTGTAGACCTTACAGTAGCTAGTACTCCTGCAGGAGCATCTTACTCTTGGAGTGGTCCAAATAGCTTTGCATCAACTTTACAAAGTCCTAGAGTATCAGCATCAGCAACCAACGCTATTGTAGGTACATATACTGTAACATTAACAGATGTAAATGGATGTATTGCAACAGCCACGACAAGTGTTGGTATCTACGCTGCTCCATTGGTAGCTATTACACCAACATCGGTTGAAGTTTGTGAAAATAGCCCTATTACATTTACCGCATCAGGAGCTAGTACTTATTCGTGGTCTGGTCCAGGTGGCTTTACTTCTACAGTAGCTAACCCTACAGTAACATCTCTTGCTTCACTAGTTACACACCCTGGTGTTTATACAGTAACAGGTTTGAGTGGCAACAATTGTAGTGCAACAGCTACTGTCAACGTAATTGTTAACCCTAATCCAGCTTTGACTATTACTAATACAACTGGCCCATTGAACTGTTCTGGTTCTCCATTAACACTCAATGTAACAAGTAACCCTGCGGGTGTTTCTTTTGCATGGACAGGGCCAAATGGTTTTAACTCAACATCTGCTAATCCAACGGTATCTACTTCAGCTACAACAGCAATGAGTGGCAACTACACAGTATCGGTAACAGATGCTAAAGGTTGTGTAAGTACAGGTACTACTTCAGTAACTGTAAACCCTGCTCCAAGTGTAACAATCACGGCAGGCCCTACGTATGCAGTTTGTTCGGGTACGCCATTAGCATTAGCTTTATCGGGTACTACAGCAGGCGAAACTTACGCATGGAGTGGTCCTAGTAGCTTCACGTCAACTGAGGCAAGTCCTTCTATCACTGCAACAGCTACCTCGGCTAACCAAGGTGTTTATACAGTAACCGTAACAGGTACCAATGGTTGTACAAGTACTGCAACAGTATCAGTAACAGTAAATGCAACACCAGCAGGTGCTACATCTACAGCCGAAGTTTGTGCGGGTTCTTCAGTAGTATTAACTGCAACAGGCGGTACTTCTTATTTGTGGGAAACTGGCGAAACAACAGCTTCACTTAGCGTATCTCCTACTTTGAGCAGAAGCTATAGTGTTGTGAAAACCTCAGGTGCTGGTTGTAGTGTAACAGACGTATTTAATGTAACTGTAAAAGCTACTCCAATGCTTACAGCGACAGGTATTGTATCAATCTGTAACGATAATGGTACTCCAAGCAACCCTGCCGATGACACATTTACATTCACATTGAATCCTTCGGGCGGCTCTACTACTTACTCTGTGTCGGGTGGTGCTACAGCTACTAACGTTGCTTACGGTACAGCTTCTGGCCCTTACGGTCCGTTCTTAATCACAGGCGGTAATAAAACAGTAACGATAACAGATGCAAATGGTTGTTCATTGACAGGTGTGACAATTACTCCTCCTTCAGCTTGTTCAAGCTGTTTGCCAAACATTTGTGTACCAATCACAGTAACAAAAGTGAGATAA